Proteins encoded by one window of Mustela erminea isolate mMusErm1 chromosome 7, mMusErm1.Pri, whole genome shotgun sequence:
- the SNPH gene encoding syntaphilin isoform X3: MPGSGPSERMTWPGPALPAAPPTRPLSSAPGTPPPPPLTRTRSLMAMSLPGSRRASAGSRSGGPLGRSGLAVFAQCPQLPTSQNEHLPLLPASRRTSPPVSVRDAYGTSSLSSSSNSGSYKGSDSSPTPRRSMKYMLCSDNHGVKPPTPEQYLTPLQQKEVCIRHLKARLKDTQDRLQDRDTEIDDLKTQLSRMQEDWIEEECHRVEAQLALKEARKEIKQLKQVIDTVKNNLIDKDKGLQKYFVDINIQNKKLETLLHSMEVAQNGTAKDDGAGESAGGSPARSLTRSSTYTKLSDPAVCGDRPPGDHPGASAEDGADSGFAGTEDTLSRTDALEASSLLSSGVDCGPEEGSLHSSFGLGPRFPASNTYEKLLCGLEAGVQVSCMQERAIQTDFVQYQPDLDAILEKVTQAQVCGAVPESGDRGPELEPHPPGPKDCNSTVVVTVGDELEAPEPITRGPSPHRPGANPSPGPSVSVACPVEEEEEAAAEKEPKSYWSRHYIVDLLAVVVPAVPTVAWLCRSQRRQGQPIYNISSLLRGCCTVALHSIRRISCRSLGQQGPSQAAGSSQL, from the exons ATGCCAGGCAGCGGCCCCAGCGAGAGGATGACGTGGCCTGGTCCGGCCCTCCCCGCGGCACCCCCAACGCGCCCTCTCTCCTCAGCCCCGGGGACaccgcctcccccgcccctcacccGGACCCGCAGCCTCATGGCCATGTCCCTGCCGGGCAGTAGACGGGCCTCTGCTGGATCCCGCAG CGGGGGCCCTTTGGGCCGCAGCGGCCTGGCGGTGTTTGCCCAGTGCCCGCAGCTGCCCACCAGCCAGAACGAGCAcctgcctcttcttcctgcctccaggcGCACCTCTCCCCCCGTGAGCGTGCGGGACGCCTACGGCACCTCCTctctcagcagcagcagcaactcaGGCTCCTACAAGGGCAGCGACAGCAGCCCCACGCCCAG GCGCTCCATGAAGTACATGCTGTGCAGCGACAACCATGGTGTCAAGCCGCCCACCCCGGAGCAGTACCTGACGCCCCTGCAGCAGAAGGAGGTGTGCATCCGGCACCTGAAGGCACGGCTGAAGGACACCCAGGACAGGCTGCAGGACCG GGACACGGAGATTGATGACCTGAAGACGCAGCTGTCGCGCATGCAGGAGGACTGGATCGAGGAGGAGTGCCACCGTGTGGAGGCGCAGCTGGCCCTGAAGGAGGCGCGCAAGGAGATCAAGCAGCTCAAGCAGGTCATCGACACCGTCAAGAACAACCTGATCGACAAGGACAAGGGGCTGCAGAAGTACTTCGTGGACATCAACATTCAGAACAAGAAGCTGGAGACGCTGCTGCACAGCATGGAAGTGGCCCAGAACGGCACGGCCAAGGACGACGGCGCTGGGGAGTCGGCCGGCGGGTCCCCCGCCCGCTCCCTCACCCGCAGCTCCACCTACACCAAGCTGAGTGACCCTGCTGTCTGCGGTGACCGGCCCCCCGGCGACCACCCCGGGGCCTCTGCAGAGGACGGGGCTGACAGCGGCTTCGCGGGGACCGAGGACACACTGAGCCGGACGGACGCGCTGGAGGCCAGCAGCCTGCTATCATCGGGGGTGGACTGCGGCCCCGAGGAGGGCTCGTTGCACAGCAGCTTCGGCCTGGGCCCCCGCTTCCCCGCCAGCAACACCTACGAGAAGCTTCTGTGTGGCCTGGAGGCCGGCGTGCAGGTCAGCTGCATGCAGGAGCGCGCCATCCAGACGGACTTCGTGCAGTACCAGCCAGACCTGGACGCCATCCTGGAGAAAGTGACCCAGGCCCAGGTCTGCGGAGCAGTCCCTGAATCAGGGGACAGGGGCCCAGAGCTggagccccaccccccagggcccaAAGACTGCAACTCCACCGTGGTGGTGACGGTGGGGGACGAGCTAGAGGCCCCGGAGCCCATCACCCGGGGGCCGAGCCCACACCGGCCCGGTGCCAaccccagcccaggcccatcGGTGAGTGTGGCATGCCccgtggaagaggaggaggaggcggctgCTGAGAAGGAACCCAAGAGCTACTGGAGCCGCCACTACATCGTGGATCTGCTGGCTGTGGTGGTACCGGCCGTGCCCACGGTGGCCTGGCTGTGCCGCTCCCAGCGCCGCCAGGGCCAGCCCATTTACAACATCAGCTCCCTGCTGCGGGGCTGCTGCACTGTGGCCTTGCACTCCATCCGCAGGATCAGCTGCCGCTCGCTGGGCCAGCAGGGTCCAAGCCAGGCGGCCGGCAGCTCCCAGCTGTGA
- the SNPH gene encoding syntaphilin isoform X5, with protein sequence MPGSGPSERMTWPGPALPAAPPTRPLSSAPGTPPPPPLTRTRSLMAMSLPGSRRASAGSRRRTSPPVSVRDAYGTSSLSSSSNSGSYKGSDSSPTPRRSMKYMLCSDNHGVKPPTPEQYLTPLQQKEVCIRHLKARLKDTQDRLQDRDTEIDDLKTQLSRMQEDWIEEECHRVEAQLALKEARKEIKQLKQVIDTVKNNLIDKDKGLQKYFVDINIQNKKLETLLHSMEVAQNGTAKDDGAGESAGGSPARSLTRSSTYTKLSDPAVCGDRPPGDHPGASAEDGADSGFAGTEDTLSRTDALEASSLLSSGVDCGPEEGSLHSSFGLGPRFPASNTYEKLLCGLEAGVQVSCMQERAIQTDFVQYQPDLDAILEKVTQAQVCGAVPESGDRGPELEPHPPGPKDCNSTVVVTVGDELEAPEPITRGPSPHRPGANPSPGPSVSVACPVEEEEEAAAEKEPKSYWSRHYIVDLLAVVVPAVPTVAWLCRSQRRQGQPIYNISSLLRGCCTVALHSIRRISCRSLGQQGPSQAAGSSQL encoded by the exons ATGCCAGGCAGCGGCCCCAGCGAGAGGATGACGTGGCCTGGTCCGGCCCTCCCCGCGGCACCCCCAACGCGCCCTCTCTCCTCAGCCCCGGGGACaccgcctcccccgcccctcacccGGACCCGCAGCCTCATGGCCATGTCCCTGCCGGGCAGTAGACGGGCCTCTGCTGGATCCCGCAG gcGCACCTCTCCCCCCGTGAGCGTGCGGGACGCCTACGGCACCTCCTctctcagcagcagcagcaactcaGGCTCCTACAAGGGCAGCGACAGCAGCCCCACGCCCAG GCGCTCCATGAAGTACATGCTGTGCAGCGACAACCATGGTGTCAAGCCGCCCACCCCGGAGCAGTACCTGACGCCCCTGCAGCAGAAGGAGGTGTGCATCCGGCACCTGAAGGCACGGCTGAAGGACACCCAGGACAGGCTGCAGGACCG GGACACGGAGATTGATGACCTGAAGACGCAGCTGTCGCGCATGCAGGAGGACTGGATCGAGGAGGAGTGCCACCGTGTGGAGGCGCAGCTGGCCCTGAAGGAGGCGCGCAAGGAGATCAAGCAGCTCAAGCAGGTCATCGACACCGTCAAGAACAACCTGATCGACAAGGACAAGGGGCTGCAGAAGTACTTCGTGGACATCAACATTCAGAACAAGAAGCTGGAGACGCTGCTGCACAGCATGGAAGTGGCCCAGAACGGCACGGCCAAGGACGACGGCGCTGGGGAGTCGGCCGGCGGGTCCCCCGCCCGCTCCCTCACCCGCAGCTCCACCTACACCAAGCTGAGTGACCCTGCTGTCTGCGGTGACCGGCCCCCCGGCGACCACCCCGGGGCCTCTGCAGAGGACGGGGCTGACAGCGGCTTCGCGGGGACCGAGGACACACTGAGCCGGACGGACGCGCTGGAGGCCAGCAGCCTGCTATCATCGGGGGTGGACTGCGGCCCCGAGGAGGGCTCGTTGCACAGCAGCTTCGGCCTGGGCCCCCGCTTCCCCGCCAGCAACACCTACGAGAAGCTTCTGTGTGGCCTGGAGGCCGGCGTGCAGGTCAGCTGCATGCAGGAGCGCGCCATCCAGACGGACTTCGTGCAGTACCAGCCAGACCTGGACGCCATCCTGGAGAAAGTGACCCAGGCCCAGGTCTGCGGAGCAGTCCCTGAATCAGGGGACAGGGGCCCAGAGCTggagccccaccccccagggcccaAAGACTGCAACTCCACCGTGGTGGTGACGGTGGGGGACGAGCTAGAGGCCCCGGAGCCCATCACCCGGGGGCCGAGCCCACACCGGCCCGGTGCCAaccccagcccaggcccatcGGTGAGTGTGGCATGCCccgtggaagaggaggaggaggcggctgCTGAGAAGGAACCCAAGAGCTACTGGAGCCGCCACTACATCGTGGATCTGCTGGCTGTGGTGGTACCGGCCGTGCCCACGGTGGCCTGGCTGTGCCGCTCCCAGCGCCGCCAGGGCCAGCCCATTTACAACATCAGCTCCCTGCTGCGGGGCTGCTGCACTGTGGCCTTGCACTCCATCCGCAGGATCAGCTGCCGCTCGCTGGGCCAGCAGGGTCCAAGCCAGGCGGCCGGCAGCTCCCAGCTGTGA
- the SNPH gene encoding syntaphilin isoform X2 has protein sequence MHHGNLPPLWGPEGEEGGLEKAHQLLSRILERRLPLGLGGFCPPTREPAYKVPSQQGKCHFRLCPRGMAGSGLPRDHWVHPAPGTPPPPPLTRTRSLMAMSLPGSRRASAGSRRRTSPPVSVRDAYGTSSLSSSSNSGSYKGSDSSPTPRRSMKYMLCSDNHGVKPPTPEQYLTPLQQKEVCIRHLKARLKDTQDRLQDRDTEIDDLKTQLSRMQEDWIEEECHRVEAQLALKEARKEIKQLKQVIDTVKNNLIDKDKGLQKYFVDINIQNKKLETLLHSMEVAQNGTAKDDGAGESAGGSPARSLTRSSTYTKLSDPAVCGDRPPGDHPGASAEDGADSGFAGTEDTLSRTDALEASSLLSSGVDCGPEEGSLHSSFGLGPRFPASNTYEKLLCGLEAGVQVSCMQERAIQTDFVQYQPDLDAILEKVTQAQVCGAVPESGDRGPELEPHPPGPKDCNSTVVVTVGDELEAPEPITRGPSPHRPGANPSPGPSVSVACPVEEEEEAAAEKEPKSYWSRHYIVDLLAVVVPAVPTVAWLCRSQRRQGQPIYNISSLLRGCCTVALHSIRRISCRSLGQQGPSQAAGSSQL, from the exons ATGCACCATGGCAACCTGCCTCCTCTCTGGGGCccggaaggggaggagggaggactgGAGAAAGCACACCAACTTCTGAGTAGGATCCTGGAGAGGCGGCTCCCTTTGGGCCTGGGTGGCTTCTGCCCTCCCACAAGGGAGCCCGCCTACAAGGTCCCATCTCAGCAGGGGAAATGCCACTTCCGCCTCTGTCCCAGAGGAATGGCCGGCTCTGGGCTCCCCAGAGACCACTGGGTCCATCCAG CCCCGGGGACaccgcctcccccgcccctcacccGGACCCGCAGCCTCATGGCCATGTCCCTGCCGGGCAGTAGACGGGCCTCTGCTGGATCCCGCAG gcGCACCTCTCCCCCCGTGAGCGTGCGGGACGCCTACGGCACCTCCTctctcagcagcagcagcaactcaGGCTCCTACAAGGGCAGCGACAGCAGCCCCACGCCCAG GCGCTCCATGAAGTACATGCTGTGCAGCGACAACCATGGTGTCAAGCCGCCCACCCCGGAGCAGTACCTGACGCCCCTGCAGCAGAAGGAGGTGTGCATCCGGCACCTGAAGGCACGGCTGAAGGACACCCAGGACAGGCTGCAGGACCG GGACACGGAGATTGATGACCTGAAGACGCAGCTGTCGCGCATGCAGGAGGACTGGATCGAGGAGGAGTGCCACCGTGTGGAGGCGCAGCTGGCCCTGAAGGAGGCGCGCAAGGAGATCAAGCAGCTCAAGCAGGTCATCGACACCGTCAAGAACAACCTGATCGACAAGGACAAGGGGCTGCAGAAGTACTTCGTGGACATCAACATTCAGAACAAGAAGCTGGAGACGCTGCTGCACAGCATGGAAGTGGCCCAGAACGGCACGGCCAAGGACGACGGCGCTGGGGAGTCGGCCGGCGGGTCCCCCGCCCGCTCCCTCACCCGCAGCTCCACCTACACCAAGCTGAGTGACCCTGCTGTCTGCGGTGACCGGCCCCCCGGCGACCACCCCGGGGCCTCTGCAGAGGACGGGGCTGACAGCGGCTTCGCGGGGACCGAGGACACACTGAGCCGGACGGACGCGCTGGAGGCCAGCAGCCTGCTATCATCGGGGGTGGACTGCGGCCCCGAGGAGGGCTCGTTGCACAGCAGCTTCGGCCTGGGCCCCCGCTTCCCCGCCAGCAACACCTACGAGAAGCTTCTGTGTGGCCTGGAGGCCGGCGTGCAGGTCAGCTGCATGCAGGAGCGCGCCATCCAGACGGACTTCGTGCAGTACCAGCCAGACCTGGACGCCATCCTGGAGAAAGTGACCCAGGCCCAGGTCTGCGGAGCAGTCCCTGAATCAGGGGACAGGGGCCCAGAGCTggagccccaccccccagggcccaAAGACTGCAACTCCACCGTGGTGGTGACGGTGGGGGACGAGCTAGAGGCCCCGGAGCCCATCACCCGGGGGCCGAGCCCACACCGGCCCGGTGCCAaccccagcccaggcccatcGGTGAGTGTGGCATGCCccgtggaagaggaggaggaggcggctgCTGAGAAGGAACCCAAGAGCTACTGGAGCCGCCACTACATCGTGGATCTGCTGGCTGTGGTGGTACCGGCCGTGCCCACGGTGGCCTGGCTGTGCCGCTCCCAGCGCCGCCAGGGCCAGCCCATTTACAACATCAGCTCCCTGCTGCGGGGCTGCTGCACTGTGGCCTTGCACTCCATCCGCAGGATCAGCTGCCGCTCGCTGGGCCAGCAGGGTCCAAGCCAGGCGGCCGGCAGCTCCCAGCTGTGA
- the SNPH gene encoding syntaphilin isoform X6 — MAMSLPGSRRASAGSRSGGPLGRSGLAVFAQCPQLPTSQNEHLPLLPASRRTSPPVSVRDAYGTSSLSSSSNSGSYKGSDSSPTPRRSMKYMLCSDNHGVKPPTPEQYLTPLQQKEVCIRHLKARLKDTQDRLQDRDTEIDDLKTQLSRMQEDWIEEECHRVEAQLALKEARKEIKQLKQVIDTVKNNLIDKDKGLQKYFVDINIQNKKLETLLHSMEVAQNGTAKDDGAGESAGGSPARSLTRSSTYTKLSDPAVCGDRPPGDHPGASAEDGADSGFAGTEDTLSRTDALEASSLLSSGVDCGPEEGSLHSSFGLGPRFPASNTYEKLLCGLEAGVQVSCMQERAIQTDFVQYQPDLDAILEKVTQAQVCGAVPESGDRGPELEPHPPGPKDCNSTVVVTVGDELEAPEPITRGPSPHRPGANPSPGPSVSVACPVEEEEEAAAEKEPKSYWSRHYIVDLLAVVVPAVPTVAWLCRSQRRQGQPIYNISSLLRGCCTVALHSIRRISCRSLGQQGPSQAAGSSQL; from the exons ATGGCCATGTCCCTGCCGGGCAGTAGACGGGCCTCTGCTGGATCCCGCAG CGGGGGCCCTTTGGGCCGCAGCGGCCTGGCGGTGTTTGCCCAGTGCCCGCAGCTGCCCACCAGCCAGAACGAGCAcctgcctcttcttcctgcctccaggcGCACCTCTCCCCCCGTGAGCGTGCGGGACGCCTACGGCACCTCCTctctcagcagcagcagcaactcaGGCTCCTACAAGGGCAGCGACAGCAGCCCCACGCCCAG GCGCTCCATGAAGTACATGCTGTGCAGCGACAACCATGGTGTCAAGCCGCCCACCCCGGAGCAGTACCTGACGCCCCTGCAGCAGAAGGAGGTGTGCATCCGGCACCTGAAGGCACGGCTGAAGGACACCCAGGACAGGCTGCAGGACCG GGACACGGAGATTGATGACCTGAAGACGCAGCTGTCGCGCATGCAGGAGGACTGGATCGAGGAGGAGTGCCACCGTGTGGAGGCGCAGCTGGCCCTGAAGGAGGCGCGCAAGGAGATCAAGCAGCTCAAGCAGGTCATCGACACCGTCAAGAACAACCTGATCGACAAGGACAAGGGGCTGCAGAAGTACTTCGTGGACATCAACATTCAGAACAAGAAGCTGGAGACGCTGCTGCACAGCATGGAAGTGGCCCAGAACGGCACGGCCAAGGACGACGGCGCTGGGGAGTCGGCCGGCGGGTCCCCCGCCCGCTCCCTCACCCGCAGCTCCACCTACACCAAGCTGAGTGACCCTGCTGTCTGCGGTGACCGGCCCCCCGGCGACCACCCCGGGGCCTCTGCAGAGGACGGGGCTGACAGCGGCTTCGCGGGGACCGAGGACACACTGAGCCGGACGGACGCGCTGGAGGCCAGCAGCCTGCTATCATCGGGGGTGGACTGCGGCCCCGAGGAGGGCTCGTTGCACAGCAGCTTCGGCCTGGGCCCCCGCTTCCCCGCCAGCAACACCTACGAGAAGCTTCTGTGTGGCCTGGAGGCCGGCGTGCAGGTCAGCTGCATGCAGGAGCGCGCCATCCAGACGGACTTCGTGCAGTACCAGCCAGACCTGGACGCCATCCTGGAGAAAGTGACCCAGGCCCAGGTCTGCGGAGCAGTCCCTGAATCAGGGGACAGGGGCCCAGAGCTggagccccaccccccagggcccaAAGACTGCAACTCCACCGTGGTGGTGACGGTGGGGGACGAGCTAGAGGCCCCGGAGCCCATCACCCGGGGGCCGAGCCCACACCGGCCCGGTGCCAaccccagcccaggcccatcGGTGAGTGTGGCATGCCccgtggaagaggaggaggaggcggctgCTGAGAAGGAACCCAAGAGCTACTGGAGCCGCCACTACATCGTGGATCTGCTGGCTGTGGTGGTACCGGCCGTGCCCACGGTGGCCTGGCTGTGCCGCTCCCAGCGCCGCCAGGGCCAGCCCATTTACAACATCAGCTCCCTGCTGCGGGGCTGCTGCACTGTGGCCTTGCACTCCATCCGCAGGATCAGCTGCCGCTCGCTGGGCCAGCAGGGTCCAAGCCAGGCGGCCGGCAGCTCCCAGCTGTGA
- the SNPH gene encoding syntaphilin isoform X4, protein MAHSPGTPPPPPLTRTRSLMAMSLPGSRRASAGSRSGGPLGRSGLAVFAQCPQLPTSQNEHLPLLPASRRTSPPVSVRDAYGTSSLSSSSNSGSYKGSDSSPTPRRSMKYMLCSDNHGVKPPTPEQYLTPLQQKEVCIRHLKARLKDTQDRLQDRDTEIDDLKTQLSRMQEDWIEEECHRVEAQLALKEARKEIKQLKQVIDTVKNNLIDKDKGLQKYFVDINIQNKKLETLLHSMEVAQNGTAKDDGAGESAGGSPARSLTRSSTYTKLSDPAVCGDRPPGDHPGASAEDGADSGFAGTEDTLSRTDALEASSLLSSGVDCGPEEGSLHSSFGLGPRFPASNTYEKLLCGLEAGVQVSCMQERAIQTDFVQYQPDLDAILEKVTQAQVCGAVPESGDRGPELEPHPPGPKDCNSTVVVTVGDELEAPEPITRGPSPHRPGANPSPGPSVSVACPVEEEEEAAAEKEPKSYWSRHYIVDLLAVVVPAVPTVAWLCRSQRRQGQPIYNISSLLRGCCTVALHSIRRISCRSLGQQGPSQAAGSSQL, encoded by the exons ATGGCGCACT CCCCGGGGACaccgcctcccccgcccctcacccGGACCCGCAGCCTCATGGCCATGTCCCTGCCGGGCAGTAGACGGGCCTCTGCTGGATCCCGCAG CGGGGGCCCTTTGGGCCGCAGCGGCCTGGCGGTGTTTGCCCAGTGCCCGCAGCTGCCCACCAGCCAGAACGAGCAcctgcctcttcttcctgcctccaggcGCACCTCTCCCCCCGTGAGCGTGCGGGACGCCTACGGCACCTCCTctctcagcagcagcagcaactcaGGCTCCTACAAGGGCAGCGACAGCAGCCCCACGCCCAG GCGCTCCATGAAGTACATGCTGTGCAGCGACAACCATGGTGTCAAGCCGCCCACCCCGGAGCAGTACCTGACGCCCCTGCAGCAGAAGGAGGTGTGCATCCGGCACCTGAAGGCACGGCTGAAGGACACCCAGGACAGGCTGCAGGACCG GGACACGGAGATTGATGACCTGAAGACGCAGCTGTCGCGCATGCAGGAGGACTGGATCGAGGAGGAGTGCCACCGTGTGGAGGCGCAGCTGGCCCTGAAGGAGGCGCGCAAGGAGATCAAGCAGCTCAAGCAGGTCATCGACACCGTCAAGAACAACCTGATCGACAAGGACAAGGGGCTGCAGAAGTACTTCGTGGACATCAACATTCAGAACAAGAAGCTGGAGACGCTGCTGCACAGCATGGAAGTGGCCCAGAACGGCACGGCCAAGGACGACGGCGCTGGGGAGTCGGCCGGCGGGTCCCCCGCCCGCTCCCTCACCCGCAGCTCCACCTACACCAAGCTGAGTGACCCTGCTGTCTGCGGTGACCGGCCCCCCGGCGACCACCCCGGGGCCTCTGCAGAGGACGGGGCTGACAGCGGCTTCGCGGGGACCGAGGACACACTGAGCCGGACGGACGCGCTGGAGGCCAGCAGCCTGCTATCATCGGGGGTGGACTGCGGCCCCGAGGAGGGCTCGTTGCACAGCAGCTTCGGCCTGGGCCCCCGCTTCCCCGCCAGCAACACCTACGAGAAGCTTCTGTGTGGCCTGGAGGCCGGCGTGCAGGTCAGCTGCATGCAGGAGCGCGCCATCCAGACGGACTTCGTGCAGTACCAGCCAGACCTGGACGCCATCCTGGAGAAAGTGACCCAGGCCCAGGTCTGCGGAGCAGTCCCTGAATCAGGGGACAGGGGCCCAGAGCTggagccccaccccccagggcccaAAGACTGCAACTCCACCGTGGTGGTGACGGTGGGGGACGAGCTAGAGGCCCCGGAGCCCATCACCCGGGGGCCGAGCCCACACCGGCCCGGTGCCAaccccagcccaggcccatcGGTGAGTGTGGCATGCCccgtggaagaggaggaggaggcggctgCTGAGAAGGAACCCAAGAGCTACTGGAGCCGCCACTACATCGTGGATCTGCTGGCTGTGGTGGTACCGGCCGTGCCCACGGTGGCCTGGCTGTGCCGCTCCCAGCGCCGCCAGGGCCAGCCCATTTACAACATCAGCTCCCTGCTGCGGGGCTGCTGCACTGTGGCCTTGCACTCCATCCGCAGGATCAGCTGCCGCTCGCTGGGCCAGCAGGGTCCAAGCCAGGCGGCCGGCAGCTCCCAGCTGTGA
- the SNPH gene encoding syntaphilin isoform X1, translating to MHHGNLPPLWGPEGEEGGLEKAHQLLSRILERRLPLGLGGFCPPTREPAYKVPSQQGKCHFRLCPRGMAGSGLPRDHWVHPAPGTPPPPPLTRTRSLMAMSLPGSRRASAGSRSGGPLGRSGLAVFAQCPQLPTSQNEHLPLLPASRRTSPPVSVRDAYGTSSLSSSSNSGSYKGSDSSPTPRRSMKYMLCSDNHGVKPPTPEQYLTPLQQKEVCIRHLKARLKDTQDRLQDRDTEIDDLKTQLSRMQEDWIEEECHRVEAQLALKEARKEIKQLKQVIDTVKNNLIDKDKGLQKYFVDINIQNKKLETLLHSMEVAQNGTAKDDGAGESAGGSPARSLTRSSTYTKLSDPAVCGDRPPGDHPGASAEDGADSGFAGTEDTLSRTDALEASSLLSSGVDCGPEEGSLHSSFGLGPRFPASNTYEKLLCGLEAGVQVSCMQERAIQTDFVQYQPDLDAILEKVTQAQVCGAVPESGDRGPELEPHPPGPKDCNSTVVVTVGDELEAPEPITRGPSPHRPGANPSPGPSVSVACPVEEEEEAAAEKEPKSYWSRHYIVDLLAVVVPAVPTVAWLCRSQRRQGQPIYNISSLLRGCCTVALHSIRRISCRSLGQQGPSQAAGSSQL from the exons ATGCACCATGGCAACCTGCCTCCTCTCTGGGGCccggaaggggaggagggaggactgGAGAAAGCACACCAACTTCTGAGTAGGATCCTGGAGAGGCGGCTCCCTTTGGGCCTGGGTGGCTTCTGCCCTCCCACAAGGGAGCCCGCCTACAAGGTCCCATCTCAGCAGGGGAAATGCCACTTCCGCCTCTGTCCCAGAGGAATGGCCGGCTCTGGGCTCCCCAGAGACCACTGGGTCCATCCAG CCCCGGGGACaccgcctcccccgcccctcacccGGACCCGCAGCCTCATGGCCATGTCCCTGCCGGGCAGTAGACGGGCCTCTGCTGGATCCCGCAG CGGGGGCCCTTTGGGCCGCAGCGGCCTGGCGGTGTTTGCCCAGTGCCCGCAGCTGCCCACCAGCCAGAACGAGCAcctgcctcttcttcctgcctccaggcGCACCTCTCCCCCCGTGAGCGTGCGGGACGCCTACGGCACCTCCTctctcagcagcagcagcaactcaGGCTCCTACAAGGGCAGCGACAGCAGCCCCACGCCCAG GCGCTCCATGAAGTACATGCTGTGCAGCGACAACCATGGTGTCAAGCCGCCCACCCCGGAGCAGTACCTGACGCCCCTGCAGCAGAAGGAGGTGTGCATCCGGCACCTGAAGGCACGGCTGAAGGACACCCAGGACAGGCTGCAGGACCG GGACACGGAGATTGATGACCTGAAGACGCAGCTGTCGCGCATGCAGGAGGACTGGATCGAGGAGGAGTGCCACCGTGTGGAGGCGCAGCTGGCCCTGAAGGAGGCGCGCAAGGAGATCAAGCAGCTCAAGCAGGTCATCGACACCGTCAAGAACAACCTGATCGACAAGGACAAGGGGCTGCAGAAGTACTTCGTGGACATCAACATTCAGAACAAGAAGCTGGAGACGCTGCTGCACAGCATGGAAGTGGCCCAGAACGGCACGGCCAAGGACGACGGCGCTGGGGAGTCGGCCGGCGGGTCCCCCGCCCGCTCCCTCACCCGCAGCTCCACCTACACCAAGCTGAGTGACCCTGCTGTCTGCGGTGACCGGCCCCCCGGCGACCACCCCGGGGCCTCTGCAGAGGACGGGGCTGACAGCGGCTTCGCGGGGACCGAGGACACACTGAGCCGGACGGACGCGCTGGAGGCCAGCAGCCTGCTATCATCGGGGGTGGACTGCGGCCCCGAGGAGGGCTCGTTGCACAGCAGCTTCGGCCTGGGCCCCCGCTTCCCCGCCAGCAACACCTACGAGAAGCTTCTGTGTGGCCTGGAGGCCGGCGTGCAGGTCAGCTGCATGCAGGAGCGCGCCATCCAGACGGACTTCGTGCAGTACCAGCCAGACCTGGACGCCATCCTGGAGAAAGTGACCCAGGCCCAGGTCTGCGGAGCAGTCCCTGAATCAGGGGACAGGGGCCCAGAGCTggagccccaccccccagggcccaAAGACTGCAACTCCACCGTGGTGGTGACGGTGGGGGACGAGCTAGAGGCCCCGGAGCCCATCACCCGGGGGCCGAGCCCACACCGGCCCGGTGCCAaccccagcccaggcccatcGGTGAGTGTGGCATGCCccgtggaagaggaggaggaggcggctgCTGAGAAGGAACCCAAGAGCTACTGGAGCCGCCACTACATCGTGGATCTGCTGGCTGTGGTGGTACCGGCCGTGCCCACGGTGGCCTGGCTGTGCCGCTCCCAGCGCCGCCAGGGCCAGCCCATTTACAACATCAGCTCCCTGCTGCGGGGCTGCTGCACTGTGGCCTTGCACTCCATCCGCAGGATCAGCTGCCGCTCGCTGGGCCAGCAGGGTCCAAGCCAGGCGGCCGGCAGCTCCCAGCTGTGA